Proteins from a genomic interval of Caulobacter rhizosphaerae:
- the rsmA gene encoding 16S rRNA (adenine(1518)-N(6)/adenine(1519)-N(6))-dimethyltransferase RsmA, with amino-acid sequence MTSPTLADLPPLREVLAEHDLLANKSFGQHFLLDLNITRKIARLSGVGEGDVVIEVGPGPGGLTRALLETGARVVAVEMDKRFIPLLEELSAAADSRLTIIQGDALKVDMAALAGGPAHMVSNLPYNVGTPLLINWLTGPFRPLSMTLMFQKEVADRIAADVDDDAYGRLAVVSQTVCSAKVVMDLPARAFTPPPKVASAVVRLVPLEPAPDKALVAALEKVTAAAFGQRRKMLRSSLKGLGGAALCEKAGINPDARAETIDVAGFQALARAVMG; translated from the coding sequence ATGACGTCGCCCACACTTGCCGATCTGCCGCCGCTTCGCGAGGTTCTCGCCGAGCACGACCTGCTGGCCAACAAGAGCTTCGGCCAGCACTTCCTGCTGGACCTGAACATCACCCGCAAGATCGCCCGCCTGTCCGGCGTGGGCGAAGGGGACGTGGTGATCGAGGTCGGTCCCGGTCCCGGCGGTCTGACCCGAGCCCTGCTGGAGACCGGCGCGCGGGTCGTGGCGGTCGAGATGGACAAGCGGTTCATCCCGCTGCTGGAAGAGCTCTCCGCCGCCGCCGACAGCCGACTGACGATCATCCAAGGCGACGCCCTGAAGGTCGACATGGCCGCCCTCGCCGGCGGCCCGGCCCACATGGTCAGCAACCTGCCCTACAACGTCGGCACGCCGCTGCTGATCAACTGGCTGACCGGCCCTTTCCGGCCGCTGTCGATGACCCTGATGTTCCAGAAGGAGGTCGCCGACCGGATCGCCGCCGACGTCGACGACGACGCCTATGGCCGCCTGGCCGTGGTGTCACAGACCGTCTGCAGCGCCAAGGTGGTCATGGACCTGCCGGCCCGCGCCTTCACCCCGCCGCCCAAGGTGGCCTCGGCCGTGGTGCGGCTGGTCCCGCTGGAGCCCGCGCCCGACAAGGCGCTGGTCGCGGCCCTGGAGAAGGTCACCGCCGCCGCCTTCGGCCAGCGCCGCAAGATGCTGCGCTCCAGCCTCAAGGGCCTGGGCGGCGCCGCGCTGTGCGAGAAGGCGGGGATCAATCCGGACGCGCGGGCCGAGACCATCGACGTGGCGGGCTTCCAGGCGCTGGCGCGGGCGGTGATGGGCTAG
- the pdxA gene encoding 4-hydroxythreonine-4-phosphate dehydrogenase PdxA, giving the protein MKTTALALSAGDPAGIGPEIIAKAWSALRAEGPSFMVVGDAQLLASAGGGVKVRAVTGPVEAIKVFGQALPVLDIPLQAPVVAGKPSSAHAAQVIRWIETGAGLALSGAVTGLVTAPIAKAPLYDAGFAFPGHTEFLAELTHVGQRQAPHGPIMMLAARDLRATLVTIHTPLSAVPAALSIEAIVNAGLVTVEALRKDFGIAVPRLAVAALNPHAGEAGALGGEENAIIEPAVRVLRDLGVQVRGPAPADSLFHAEARATYDAVLCMYHDQALIPVKMLDFWAGVNVTLGLPIVRTSPDHGTGFDIAGRGLARADSLIAAIRLAAEIADRRSIA; this is encoded by the coding sequence GTGAAGACCACGGCCCTCGCCCTGAGCGCAGGCGATCCGGCCGGCATCGGGCCGGAGATCATCGCCAAGGCCTGGTCGGCCCTGCGCGCGGAAGGGCCGAGCTTCATGGTGGTGGGCGACGCCCAGCTGCTGGCTTCGGCCGGCGGCGGCGTGAAGGTCCGCGCCGTCACCGGGCCGGTCGAGGCGATCAAGGTGTTCGGCCAGGCCCTGCCCGTCCTGGACATCCCGCTGCAGGCGCCCGTGGTGGCCGGCAAGCCCTCCAGCGCCCACGCCGCCCAGGTGATCCGCTGGATCGAGACCGGGGCGGGCCTGGCCCTGTCGGGGGCGGTGACGGGCTTGGTCACAGCCCCCATAGCCAAGGCGCCGCTGTACGACGCCGGCTTCGCTTTTCCAGGCCACACCGAATTCCTGGCCGAGCTGACCCATGTCGGCCAGCGCCAGGCGCCGCATGGCCCGATCATGATGCTGGCGGCCCGCGACCTGCGCGCCACCCTGGTGACCATCCACACGCCGCTGTCGGCCGTGCCCGCCGCCCTGTCGATCGAGGCGATCGTCAATGCCGGCCTGGTGACGGTGGAGGCCCTGCGCAAGGACTTCGGCATCGCGGTTCCGCGCCTGGCGGTGGCGGCTCTCAACCCGCACGCCGGCGAAGCGGGCGCCCTGGGCGGCGAGGAAAACGCGATCATCGAGCCGGCGGTGCGGGTCCTGCGCGACCTGGGCGTTCAGGTCCGCGGCCCTGCCCCCGCCGACAGCCTGTTCCACGCCGAGGCCCGCGCCACCTACGACGCGGTGCTGTGCATGTATCACGATCAGGCGCTGATCCCGGTCAAGATGCTGGACTTCTGGGCCGGGGTGAACGTCACCCTCGGCCTGCCCATCGTGCGCACCTCGCCCGATCATGGTACGGGGTTCGACATCGCCGGCCGGGGCCTGGCCCGGGCCGACAGCCTGATCGCCGCCATCCGTCTGGCCGCCGAGATCGCCGACCGGCGCTCGATCGCCTGA
- a CDS encoding acyl carrier protein: MSDILERVRKIVIEHLDADPEKVTEKASFIDDLGADSLDNVELVMAFEEEFDIEIPDDAAEHIQTVGDAVKFITEKTGA, encoded by the coding sequence ATGTCCGACATTCTCGAGCGCGTGCGTAAGATCGTCATCGAGCACCTGGACGCCGATCCGGAAAAGGTCACCGAAAAGGCCAGCTTCATCGACGACCTGGGCGCCGACAGCCTCGACAACGTCGAGCTGGTCATGGCGTTCGAAGAAGAATTCGACATCGAAATTCCGGATGACGCCGCCGAGCACATCCAGACCGTCGGTGACGCCGTGAAGTTCATCACGGAAAAGACCGGCGCCTAA
- a CDS encoding peptidylprolyl isomerase: MRSARSVTKLAACTASILALTVASLGLPAVAQEAAPAAPPVVDAPAAPAAAARANPLSESVAAVVNDDIISSYDLMQRMRLLMVTSGLQPTQENLPQLEQEALRSLIDEHVQMQELRRVEKAQKITIISTDKEVEEQIEDIAKGNNMTAAQLTQQLQSQGVGIDTWKAQIRADSSWQAWISGRYGSRLRIGDDQIKAFERRQAEAASKPQYQVSEVFIDAGRVGGMDVALNGAKQLVTQMQQGAPFPAVARQFSASPTAANGGDAGWVSPGEMPPEVDAALEQLRPGQLSAPIPVRDGVYIVYLREKRSGAKTALVDLKQIAVALPKDAPQAQVDAAQKLLVDLKPKITSCETLEATAGKIEGVVAGDLGEAEITDLAPAFQEAANTLKVGQVSDPIRTDAGLHLIAVCGKRQSGAQAPTHDQIENRLRGQQLALISKRYLRDLRNSATIETR, from the coding sequence ATGCGGTCTGCGCGTAGCGTGACGAAACTGGCGGCCTGCACCGCTTCCATCCTCGCCTTGACCGTGGCGAGCCTCGGCCTGCCCGCCGTGGCTCAAGAGGCGGCGCCCGCGGCGCCCCCCGTCGTGGACGCGCCGGCGGCTCCGGCCGCCGCCGCGCGCGCCAATCCGTTGTCGGAAAGCGTCGCCGCCGTCGTCAACGACGACATCATCTCCAGCTACGACCTGATGCAGCGCATGCGCCTGCTGATGGTGACGTCCGGCCTGCAGCCGACCCAGGAGAACCTGCCGCAACTGGAGCAGGAGGCCCTGCGCTCGCTGATTGACGAGCACGTCCAGATGCAGGAGCTGCGTCGGGTCGAGAAGGCCCAGAAGATCACGATCATCTCGACCGACAAGGAAGTCGAGGAGCAGATCGAGGACATCGCCAAGGGCAACAACATGACCGCGGCCCAGCTGACCCAGCAGCTGCAGTCCCAAGGCGTCGGGATCGACACCTGGAAGGCCCAGATCCGCGCCGACAGCAGCTGGCAGGCCTGGATCAGCGGTCGCTACGGTTCGCGCCTGCGAATCGGCGACGACCAGATCAAGGCCTTCGAGCGCCGCCAGGCCGAAGCCGCCAGCAAGCCGCAGTACCAGGTCAGCGAAGTGTTCATCGACGCTGGGCGCGTCGGCGGCATGGACGTGGCCCTCAACGGCGCCAAGCAGCTGGTCACCCAGATGCAACAGGGCGCGCCCTTCCCGGCCGTGGCGCGCCAGTTCTCGGCCTCGCCGACGGCGGCCAACGGCGGCGACGCCGGCTGGGTCAGCCCGGGCGAAATGCCGCCCGAGGTCGACGCCGCGCTCGAGCAGCTGCGTCCCGGCCAGCTGTCGGCCCCGATCCCGGTGCGCGACGGCGTCTACATCGTCTATCTGCGCGAGAAGCGCTCGGGCGCGAAGACGGCCCTGGTCGACCTCAAGCAGATCGCCGTGGCCCTGCCCAAGGACGCCCCCCAGGCCCAGGTCGACGCCGCCCAGAAGCTGCTCGTCGACCTCAAGCCCAAGATCACCAGCTGCGAAACCCTCGAGGCCACCGCCGGCAAGATCGAGGGCGTGGTGGCCGGTGATCTGGGCGAGGCCGAGATCACCGACCTGGCGCCGGCCTTCCAGGAAGCCGCCAACACCCTCAAGGTCGGCCAAGTCTCCGACCCGATCCGCACCGACGCCGGCCTGCACCTGATCGCCGTCTGCGGCAAGCGCCAGTCCGGCGCTCAAGCTCCAACGCACGACCAGATCGAAAACCGCCTGCGCGGCCAACAGCTTGCGCTGATCTCCAAACGTTATCTGCGAGACCTGCGCAACTCGGCGACCATCGAGACCCGGTGA
- the mltG gene encoding endolytic transglycosylase MltG encodes MSRKPSPTGRAPRPAPKKTGAPRKANPRRRETAPVGRRIAAMGTGLLTMLGLAAVLVVLGAVWIYQGPGPAARSGDQTTVVLRRGASLPEIASSLEQAGVIRSSSLFLTAAQTTGAARRLKAGEYEFASRASLRQVLAKIRDGKIVRHQVTIAEGLTSDMVVDILMRAPELTGTVPTPPEGSILPETYQVQRGEDRAAVLQRMMDARDEVLDRLWAQRQPGLPFATKEEAVTMASIVEKETALARERPHVAAVFINRLRQGVRLGSDPTIIYGLTRGRPLGRGILQSELQRQTPYNTYLIEGLPPTPIANPGKAALAAVLNPMKSNDLYFVADGTGGHVFASTYEAHERNVAKWRQVERSKAAAQAGVAGAAKSPSNL; translated from the coding sequence GTGAGCCGCAAGCCCTCGCCAACAGGCCGCGCCCCACGCCCGGCGCCGAAGAAGACGGGGGCTCCCCGCAAGGCCAATCCGCGCCGGCGCGAGACCGCGCCGGTCGGACGCCGCATCGCGGCCATGGGCACTGGGCTGCTGACCATGCTGGGCTTGGCCGCCGTGTTGGTCGTACTGGGCGCGGTCTGGATCTATCAGGGCCCGGGCCCGGCCGCGCGGTCGGGCGACCAGACCACGGTGGTCCTGCGGCGCGGGGCCAGCCTGCCCGAGATCGCCTCCAGCCTGGAGCAGGCAGGGGTGATCCGCTCGTCCTCGCTGTTCCTGACCGCCGCCCAGACCACCGGCGCGGCGCGCAGGCTGAAGGCCGGCGAATACGAGTTCGCCTCGCGCGCCTCGTTGCGCCAGGTGCTAGCCAAGATCCGTGACGGCAAGATCGTCCGCCACCAGGTGACCATCGCCGAGGGCCTGACCTCCGACATGGTGGTCGACATCCTGATGCGGGCCCCCGAGCTGACCGGCACGGTGCCGACCCCGCCAGAGGGCTCGATCCTGCCCGAGACCTACCAGGTCCAGCGCGGCGAGGACCGGGCGGCGGTGCTGCAGCGGATGATGGACGCTCGCGACGAGGTGCTGGACCGCCTGTGGGCCCAGCGCCAGCCGGGCCTGCCGTTCGCGACGAAGGAGGAGGCCGTGACCATGGCCTCGATCGTCGAGAAGGAAACGGCCCTGGCCCGCGAGCGGCCGCACGTGGCGGCGGTGTTCATCAACCGCCTGCGCCAGGGCGTTCGCCTGGGCAGCGACCCGACGATCATCTACGGCCTGACCCGCGGGCGGCCGCTGGGCCGGGGCATCCTGCAGTCGGAACTGCAGCGACAGACGCCCTACAACACCTACCTGATCGAGGGCCTGCCGCCGACCCCGATCGCCAACCCGGGCAAGGCCGCCCTGGCGGCCGTGCTCAATCCGATGAAGAGCAACGACCTCTATTTCGTGGCCGACGGCACCGGCGGCCACGTCTTCGCCTCGACCTACGAGGCGCACGAGCGCAATGTCGCCAAGTGGCGGCAGGTCGAGCGGTCGAAGGCGGCGGCCCAGGCCGGCGTTGCAGGGGCCGCGAAGAGCCCGTCGAATCTCTAG
- a CDS encoding YicC/YloC family endoribonuclease, with protein MALSGMTGFARVEGSHGAWSWAVEARSVNGRNLETRFRGPPGFDALDRAARDGAQARFQRGQLTVNLQAKRAEAQAAVQVNVEVLERYLKAGAPYVATGMVGKPTLDGLLALRGVIDAREEDEAAEDRAEVEAAMAATIGQALDGLKAARLEEGAAVAPILTGAVDRIEALTLLASHEAAGQPAVLRERYARKLTELIGEAASEERIVQEAAAMAVKADVREELDRLSSHVAAARALLAADAAAGRRLDFLSQEFMREANTLCSKSALTALTTHGLDLKATIEQFREQVQNVE; from the coding sequence ATGGCGCTGTCAGGCATGACCGGCTTCGCCCGCGTCGAAGGCTCGCATGGGGCCTGGTCGTGGGCGGTGGAGGCGCGCAGCGTCAACGGCCGCAACCTCGAGACCCGCTTTCGCGGCCCGCCGGGCTTCGACGCCCTGGACCGCGCCGCCCGCGACGGCGCCCAGGCTCGCTTCCAGCGCGGCCAGCTGACCGTCAACCTCCAGGCCAAGCGGGCGGAGGCCCAGGCCGCCGTGCAGGTCAATGTCGAGGTGCTGGAGCGCTATCTGAAGGCCGGCGCGCCCTATGTGGCCACCGGCATGGTCGGCAAGCCCACGCTCGACGGCCTGCTGGCCCTGCGCGGCGTGATCGACGCCCGCGAGGAGGACGAGGCCGCCGAGGACCGGGCCGAGGTGGAGGCCGCCATGGCCGCCACGATCGGCCAGGCCCTGGACGGCTTGAAGGCGGCGCGGCTGGAGGAGGGGGCCGCCGTGGCTCCGATCCTGACCGGCGCCGTCGACCGCATCGAGGCCCTGACCCTGCTGGCCTCGCACGAAGCAGCCGGCCAGCCGGCCGTGCTGCGGGAACGCTACGCCCGCAAGCTGACCGAACTGATCGGCGAGGCGGCGTCGGAAGAGCGCATCGTGCAGGAAGCCGCCGCCATGGCCGTGAAGGCCGACGTTCGCGAGGAACTGGACCGGCTGTCCAGCCACGTGGCCGCCGCCCGCGCCCTGCTGGCCGCCGATGCGGCCGCCGGCCGGCGTCTGGACTTCCTGTCGCAGGAGTTCATGCGCGAGGCCAACACCCTTTGCAGCAAGTCGGCCCTGACGGCCCTGACCACGCACGGCCTGGATCTGAAGGCCACGATCGAGCAATTCCGGGAACAGGTTCAGAATGTCGAATAA
- a CDS encoding LPS-assembly protein LptD, translating into MMELRWGAKEKGRAVLLAGAAWLALAASAQAQQPLATVPAAPAPAPAVDDGLGDTGYYLESDLLIRDDANQKMIARGDVEARYQGRTLRADEVVYDTKTEVVTAHGHVTLINADGTAEFANDMTMDKDLKAGFARGFSARLDKNIKIAADSAVRRNEQITELNKAIYTPCEVCAEKPKPTWSIQADKVVQDKNNHLVYYHGATIRVFGAPLMYLPVFWHPDPQTERRSGFLVPKIGVSKKRGLVYEQPYLFVLSPSQDVVVTPQFNTKVNPFLKAQYRKRFYSGYVEARVGATYDKDFDNHGDRFGEATAKSYILAKGLFDIDNHWKWGFTAERASQALIFDDYDISDVYAQRGQFTADDHRLMSQIYTTRQSDRSYLSASMISVQGLRVVQVSSAGLANRFENSGAFPLIGPMVEGRWEPESPILGGRLRVQGSGVVLTRSESQFGEPPYAYPAYKGEDGVDSVRGSLKADWRGSLTLGSGLRVEPFAQARGDTYRVSDVFLPPAATVAGDRTTNIDYSRGLGVAGVDLSMPFFKPLKNGGSVVLEPLVQLAAGSDSSRVPIVVARDPAGNPIYFNEDSTNFELDETNLFDVNKSPGFDLYEGGTRMNVGGRATVKFADGRGGSVLLGRSLRTKVDPLMPTRAGLDQKASDWIVAATVTPIRGVTAFTRARFDNDTSKLNRLEAGLDASLARGFASLRYLKDNKDTTGFRQENLDFVGDYMIRENWGVTALGRLSYQDARTFGLPANDSKWSWTRRDLGVYYKDDCVRLDLIYQNEDRYTQTVNGLKLKSNESVVLRLTLATLGDTLYSD; encoded by the coding sequence ATGATGGAGCTTCGCTGGGGCGCGAAAGAAAAGGGCCGCGCGGTCCTGCTGGCCGGAGCGGCTTGGCTCGCCCTCGCCGCTTCCGCGCAGGCGCAGCAGCCGCTCGCCACGGTTCCGGCCGCCCCCGCGCCCGCGCCGGCCGTCGACGACGGCCTGGGCGACACCGGCTACTACCTGGAATCCGATCTCCTGATCCGCGACGACGCCAATCAGAAGATGATCGCCCGCGGCGACGTCGAGGCGCGTTACCAGGGCCGCACCCTGCGCGCCGACGAGGTGGTCTACGACACCAAGACCGAGGTGGTCACCGCCCACGGTCACGTGACGCTGATCAACGCCGACGGCACCGCCGAATTCGCCAACGACATGACCATGGACAAGGACCTGAAGGCCGGCTTCGCCCGCGGCTTCTCGGCCCGCCTGGACAAGAACATCAAGATCGCGGCCGACAGCGCCGTGCGCCGCAACGAGCAGATCACCGAGCTGAACAAGGCCATCTACACGCCTTGCGAAGTCTGCGCCGAAAAGCCCAAGCCGACCTGGAGCATCCAGGCCGACAAGGTGGTCCAGGACAAGAACAACCATCTGGTCTACTACCACGGTGCGACCATCCGGGTGTTCGGCGCGCCGCTCATGTACCTGCCGGTGTTCTGGCACCCCGATCCCCAGACCGAGCGCCGCTCGGGCTTCCTGGTGCCCAAGATCGGCGTCTCGAAGAAGCGGGGGCTGGTCTATGAACAGCCCTATCTGTTCGTGCTGTCGCCGTCTCAGGATGTCGTCGTAACCCCTCAATTCAACACGAAAGTTAATCCGTTCCTGAAAGCCCAGTACCGCAAGCGGTTCTATTCGGGCTACGTCGAGGCGCGCGTCGGAGCCACCTACGACAAGGACTTCGACAACCACGGCGACCGCTTCGGCGAGGCGACGGCCAAGAGCTACATCCTGGCCAAGGGCCTGTTCGACATCGACAACCATTGGAAATGGGGCTTCACCGCCGAGCGGGCTTCGCAGGCGTTGATCTTCGACGACTACGACATCAGCGACGTCTACGCCCAGCGCGGCCAGTTCACGGCCGACGACCATCGCCTGATGTCGCAGATCTATACGACCCGGCAATCGGATCGGTCCTATCTGTCGGCCTCAATGATCTCGGTGCAGGGCCTGCGGGTCGTCCAGGTCAGCTCCGCGGGCCTGGCGAACCGGTTCGAGAACAGCGGCGCCTTCCCGCTGATCGGGCCGATGGTCGAGGGACGCTGGGAGCCGGAGTCGCCCATCCTGGGCGGCCGCCTTCGCGTCCAGGGCTCGGGCGTGGTCCTGACCCGCTCGGAATCGCAGTTCGGCGAGCCGCCCTACGCCTACCCCGCCTACAAGGGCGAGGACGGCGTGGATTCCGTCCGCGGTTCGCTCAAGGCCGACTGGCGCGGCAGCCTGACCCTGGGTTCAGGCCTGCGCGTCGAACCGTTCGCCCAGGCGCGTGGCGACACCTATCGCGTCAGCGACGTCTTCCTGCCGCCTGCCGCCACGGTCGCGGGCGACCGGACCACCAACATCGACTATTCGCGCGGGCTGGGCGTCGCCGGCGTCGATCTGAGCATGCCGTTCTTCAAGCCGCTGAAGAACGGCGGCAGCGTGGTGCTCGAGCCCCTCGTCCAACTGGCGGCGGGGTCCGACAGTTCGCGAGTGCCGATCGTCGTGGCCCGCGACCCCGCCGGCAATCCGATCTATTTCAACGAAGACAGCACCAACTTCGAACTGGATGAGACCAACCTGTTCGACGTCAACAAGTCGCCCGGCTTCGACCTCTACGAAGGCGGCACGCGCATGAACGTCGGCGGCCGCGCGACGGTGAAGTTCGCCGACGGCCGGGGCGGCAGCGTCCTGCTCGGCCGTAGCCTGCGCACCAAGGTCGATCCGCTGATGCCGACCCGGGCTGGGCTGGACCAGAAGGCCTCTGACTGGATCGTGGCGGCCACGGTCACGCCGATCCGCGGGGTCACCGCCTTCACGCGCGCCCGCTTCGACAACGACACCAGCAAGCTCAACCGCCTGGAAGCGGGCCTCGACGCCTCCCTCGCCCGCGGCTTCGCCTCGCTGCGCTACCTGAAGGACAACAAGGACACGACCGGCTTCCGCCAGGAAAACCTGGACTTCGTCGGCGATTACATGATCCGCGAGAACTGGGGCGTGACCGCCCTGGGTCGCCTGTCCTATCAGGACGCCCGCACCTTCGGCTTGCCGGCCAACGACAGCAAGTGGTCCTGGACCCGTCGCGACCTGGGCGTCTACTACAAGGATGACTGTGTCCGCCTCGACCTGATCTATCAAAACGAGGACCGCTACACCCAGACCGTCAACGGCTTGAAGTTGAAGTCAAATGAGTCGGTGGTCCTGCGCCTAACGCTCGCCACATTGGGCGACACACTGTACAGCGATTAG
- the fabF gene encoding beta-ketoacyl-ACP synthase II — protein MRRVVITGLGLLTPLGQGVDVTWKNILAGKSGANRISAFDPTEYACQVACEVPRVDGRGGGGPDVEGSFNPDLTMSPRDQKRVDDFILYGIAAADEAVKDSGWVPETEEDKYRTGVILGSGIGGLSTIADTALELEAKGPRRVSPFFISSALINLISGQVSIRYGFKGPNHAVVTACATGAHAIGDATRLIKYGDADVMIAGGAEAAVCKVGMAGFIACRAVSTDWNETPEKASRPYDKDRDGFVMGEGAGVVVLEEYEHAKARGAKIYAEVIGYGLSGDAYHITAPSEDGDGGFRALSAAVKDAGISPSEINYVNAHGTSTMADGIEAGAVERFLGDHAKNVVMSSTKSMTGHLLGAAGAIEAIFSVLAIRDQIAPPTINLDNPDVNVAMNLAPNKAVPHKIDVAVSNSFGFGGTNASVVFRKVS, from the coding sequence ATGCGTAGAGTTGTCATTACCGGACTTGGCCTCCTGACCCCCCTGGGGCAGGGCGTCGACGTCACCTGGAAGAACATCCTGGCCGGCAAGTCCGGCGCGAACCGCATCTCGGCCTTCGACCCGACCGAATACGCCTGCCAGGTGGCCTGCGAAGTGCCGCGCGTCGATGGCCGCGGCGGCGGCGGTCCGGACGTCGAGGGATCGTTCAATCCCGACCTGACCATGAGCCCGCGCGACCAGAAGCGCGTCGATGACTTCATCCTGTACGGCATCGCCGCCGCAGATGAGGCCGTGAAGGATTCGGGCTGGGTCCCGGAAACCGAGGAAGACAAGTACCGGACCGGGGTGATCCTGGGCTCCGGCATCGGCGGCCTGTCGACGATCGCCGACACCGCCCTGGAGCTGGAAGCCAAGGGCCCGCGGCGGGTCAGCCCGTTCTTCATCTCCTCGGCCCTGATCAACCTGATCTCGGGCCAGGTCTCGATCCGCTACGGCTTCAAGGGGCCCAACCACGCCGTGGTCACCGCCTGCGCCACTGGCGCCCACGCCATCGGCGACGCCACCCGGCTGATCAAGTACGGCGACGCCGACGTGATGATCGCCGGGGGGGCCGAGGCCGCGGTCTGCAAGGTCGGCATGGCCGGCTTCATCGCCTGCCGCGCCGTCTCCACCGACTGGAACGAGACGCCGGAAAAGGCTTCGCGGCCCTATGACAAGGACCGTGACGGCTTCGTGATGGGCGAGGGCGCCGGCGTCGTCGTCCTGGAAGAGTACGAGCACGCCAAGGCCCGCGGCGCCAAGATCTATGCCGAGGTGATCGGCTACGGCCTGTCGGGCGACGCCTATCACATCACCGCCCCGTCGGAGGACGGCGATGGCGGCTTCCGCGCACTCTCGGCGGCGGTCAAGGACGCGGGCATCTCCCCGTCGGAGATCAATTACGTCAACGCCCACGGCACCTCGACCATGGCCGACGGCATCGAGGCCGGGGCCGTCGAGCGCTTCCTGGGCGATCACGCCAAGAACGTGGTGATGTCGTCGACCAAGTCGATGACCGGGCACCTGCTGGGCGCGGCCGGCGCGATCGAGGCGATCTTCTCGGTCCTGGCCATTCGCGACCAGATCGCTCCGCCGACCATCAACCTGGACAATCCGGACGTGAACGTCGCCATGAACCTGGCGCCGAACAAGGCCGTGCCGCACAAGATCGACGTGGCGGTCTCCAACAGCTTCGGCTTCGGCGGCACCAACGCCTCGGTCGTGTTCCGCAAAGTCTCGTGA
- the gmk gene encoding guanylate kinase codes for MSNNPHGRTRGLLLMVVAPSGVGKTSLTRRLVADHNDLHLSISATTRDPRPGEHDGRDYHFVSHDKFQAMIQDDAFLEWAEVYGNHYGSPRAPIMEALDRGESVLFDIDFQGAMKVHKQAGEDSVLVYILPPSLAEMSRRLHARSQDSEEVIHRRLARAKDEVAAWEQFDYVILNDDFDKAYSDLAHIYHAERQKRVRNPWIGNLVGDLLREEI; via the coding sequence ATGTCGAATAATCCGCATGGACGCACCCGCGGCCTGCTGCTGATGGTCGTGGCCCCGTCGGGCGTGGGCAAGACCTCGCTGACCCGCCGCCTGGTGGCCGACCACAACGACCTGCACCTGTCGATCAGCGCCACCACCCGCGACCCGCGTCCGGGCGAGCACGACGGCCGCGACTACCACTTCGTCAGCCACGACAAGTTCCAGGCCATGATCCAGGACGACGCCTTCCTGGAATGGGCCGAGGTCTATGGCAACCACTACGGCAGCCCGCGCGCGCCGATCATGGAGGCGCTGGACCGCGGCGAGAGCGTGCTGTTCGACATCGACTTCCAGGGCGCGATGAAGGTCCACAAACAGGCCGGCGAGGACAGCGTTCTGGTCTATATCCTGCCGCCGTCGCTGGCCGAGATGAGCCGCCGCCTGCACGCCCGCAGCCAGGACAGCGAAGAGGTCATCCACCGCCGCCTGGCCCGCGCCAAGGACGAGGTCGCGGCCTGGGAGCAGTTCGATTACGTCATCCTCAACGACGACTTCGACAAGGCCTATTCGGACCTGGCCCACATCTACCACGCCGAACGCCAGAAGCGGGTCCGCAACCCGTGGATCGGCAATCTGGTGGGGGATCTGCTGAGGGAAGAGATCTAG